A portion of the Pseudopipra pipra isolate bDixPip1 chromosome 1, bDixPip1.hap1, whole genome shotgun sequence genome contains these proteins:
- the WIPF3 gene encoding WAS/WASL-interacting protein family member 3 isoform X1, which produces MPVPPPPPPPPPPLPPSGGPPPPPPSGGPPPPPPLASSEVPKLRKEDQKARNALLADIQQGTRLRKVTQINDRSAPQIEKPKGANRDGVNPAVNKGGSQQPLGGLFAGGFPVLRPAGQRDMTAGRPGQVSGVRAAAPKHSAPANSGAAKPSSNPSHPAEGPRAAVPPEPPSSSRAGAGAGAGPGRPSLPAPPPPPPASSKPSLTFPPPPPLPPPADRPPKGVTPGAAPPPPLPPPQADKLAKSPAGASHPPQPPPPPPPPPLPLVPPCGLPARTADVPAATAPPAEGRDCPPPTPPPPPPPPPHAHPVPANRLSFPPSPAFSGADVPPPLPPKSPHLLSQFHKPSSIQSLPLPPTPGHPQPAAGTETRKKRPGRGAGTGAGKLVTPPQPPARSPTTELTSKSGVSAWATAHDPYPPLKNGNMHIIDDFESKFTFHSVEDFPPPDEFKPFQKIYPSKIARDPSKNPPLRTHVR; this is translated from the exons ATGCCTGTGCCgccaccaccacctcctcctccaccacctCTACCACCCTCTGGAGGGCCTCCTCCACCACCACCTTCTGGAGGGccccctccaccaccaccactg GCTAGTTCAGAAGTACCCAAATTGCGGAAGGAAGATCAGAAAGCACGAAACGCACTCTTGGCTGACATCCAGCAGGGAACTCGCTTAAGAAAAGTGACTCAAATCAATGACCGCAGTGCACCACAGATTGAAA AACCCAAAGGAGCTAACAGGGATGGAGTTAATCCAGCTGTCAATAAAGGTGGCTCTCAGCAGCCTCTGGGAGGTTTATTTGCTGGTGGCTTTCCTGTTCTCAGACCAGCAGGCCAGAGGGACATGACAG CAGGGAGGCCAGGGCAGGTTTCCGGAGTCCGAGCAGCGGCCCCCAAACACTCCGCCCCAGCGAACAGCGGCGCTGCCAAGCCGAGCAGTAACCCCTCGCACCCAGCCGAAGGTCCAAGGGCAGCTGTGCCACCAGagcctcccagcagctcccGAGCCGGAGCGGGAGCCGGAGCCGGCCCCGGGCggcccagcctgcccgcccccCCTCCACCGCCTCCCGCTTCCAGCAAACCTTCCCTcactttccctcctcctccccctctccctcctccggCCGATCGCCCTCCCAAGGGGGTGACGCCCGGCGCGGCTCCTCCGCCcccgctccctcctccccaggctgACAAACTCGCCAAGTCTCCAGCAGGCGCTTCACACCCGCCCCAAccgccccctcctcctcctccccctcccctgcccctcgTCCCCCCCTGCGGGCTGCCGGCCAGGACTGCCGATGTCCCTGCGGCTACTGCCCCTCCAGCCGAAGGGAGGGACTGTCCCCCTCCcacgccgcctcccccccctccGCCGCCGCCCCACGCCCACCCGGTCCCAGCGAACAGGctctcctttcccccctccccagcctttAGCGGTGCTGACGTGCCCCCTCCGCTGCCCCCCAAGTCTCCCCACTTGCTGTCACAGTTCCATAAGCCAAGCAGCATCCAGTCGCTGCcgctcccacccacccccggcCACCCTCAGCCCGCAGCCGGGACAGAGACCAGGAAGAAGAGACCCGGCCGAGGCGCAG GAACCGGTGCTGGGAAGCTGGTCACACCTCCACAACCACCAGCAAGATCCCCAACAACTGAACTTACAAGCAAGTCTGGAGTCTCAGCCTGGGCTACAGCTCATGACCCCTACCCACCACTCAAAAATGGAAATATGCACATCATTG
- the WIPF3 gene encoding WAS/WASL-interacting protein family member 3 isoform X2, with product MPVPPPPPPPPPPLPPSGGPPPPPPSGGPPPPPPLASSEVPKLRKEDQKARNALLADIQQGTRLRKVTQINDRSAPQIEKPKGANRDGVNPAVNKGGSQQPLGGLFAGGFPVLRPAGQRDMTGRPGQVSGVRAAAPKHSAPANSGAAKPSSNPSHPAEGPRAAVPPEPPSSSRAGAGAGAGPGRPSLPAPPPPPPASSKPSLTFPPPPPLPPPADRPPKGVTPGAAPPPPLPPPQADKLAKSPAGASHPPQPPPPPPPPPLPLVPPCGLPARTADVPAATAPPAEGRDCPPPTPPPPPPPPPHAHPVPANRLSFPPSPAFSGADVPPPLPPKSPHLLSQFHKPSSIQSLPLPPTPGHPQPAAGTETRKKRPGRGAGTGAGKLVTPPQPPARSPTTELTSKSGVSAWATAHDPYPPLKNGNMHIIDDFESKFTFHSVEDFPPPDEFKPFQKIYPSKIARDPSKNPPLRTHVR from the exons ATGCCTGTGCCgccaccaccacctcctcctccaccacctCTACCACCCTCTGGAGGGCCTCCTCCACCACCACCTTCTGGAGGGccccctccaccaccaccactg GCTAGTTCAGAAGTACCCAAATTGCGGAAGGAAGATCAGAAAGCACGAAACGCACTCTTGGCTGACATCCAGCAGGGAACTCGCTTAAGAAAAGTGACTCAAATCAATGACCGCAGTGCACCACAGATTGAAA AACCCAAAGGAGCTAACAGGGATGGAGTTAATCCAGCTGTCAATAAAGGTGGCTCTCAGCAGCCTCTGGGAGGTTTATTTGCTGGTGGCTTTCCTGTTCTCAGACCAGCAGGCCAGAGGGACATGACAG GGAGGCCAGGGCAGGTTTCCGGAGTCCGAGCAGCGGCCCCCAAACACTCCGCCCCAGCGAACAGCGGCGCTGCCAAGCCGAGCAGTAACCCCTCGCACCCAGCCGAAGGTCCAAGGGCAGCTGTGCCACCAGagcctcccagcagctcccGAGCCGGAGCGGGAGCCGGAGCCGGCCCCGGGCggcccagcctgcccgcccccCCTCCACCGCCTCCCGCTTCCAGCAAACCTTCCCTcactttccctcctcctccccctctccctcctccggCCGATCGCCCTCCCAAGGGGGTGACGCCCGGCGCGGCTCCTCCGCCcccgctccctcctccccaggctgACAAACTCGCCAAGTCTCCAGCAGGCGCTTCACACCCGCCCCAAccgccccctcctcctcctccccctcccctgcccctcgTCCCCCCCTGCGGGCTGCCGGCCAGGACTGCCGATGTCCCTGCGGCTACTGCCCCTCCAGCCGAAGGGAGGGACTGTCCCCCTCCcacgccgcctcccccccctccGCCGCCGCCCCACGCCCACCCGGTCCCAGCGAACAGGctctcctttcccccctccccagcctttAGCGGTGCTGACGTGCCCCCTCCGCTGCCCCCCAAGTCTCCCCACTTGCTGTCACAGTTCCATAAGCCAAGCAGCATCCAGTCGCTGCcgctcccacccacccccggcCACCCTCAGCCCGCAGCCGGGACAGAGACCAGGAAGAAGAGACCCGGCCGAGGCGCAG GAACCGGTGCTGGGAAGCTGGTCACACCTCCACAACCACCAGCAAGATCCCCAACAACTGAACTTACAAGCAAGTCTGGAGTCTCAGCCTGGGCTACAGCTCATGACCCCTACCCACCACTCAAAAATGGAAATATGCACATCATTG